A genomic segment from Chitinophaga flava encodes:
- a CDS encoding SusD/RagB family nutrient-binding outer membrane lipoprotein, producing MTNKILKYSSAFLLLATIAFSGCKKLDDINHDPTKPTTADPQYLLAGAQKNAMDVLYSGLQNGYIGMHYAQYWSGNSRTDDSRYKLDEGNNSTLWNNLYRISLNNLNNIVRQNGNKLDDPKIAAQTAIARITACWIYQVLADAYGNIPYSSTFQLDAGNITPAYDDAQTVYARLIDTLQAQIKILDVTKGTLATGDVIYLGSTDKWSKLAHSLLLRIAIRMADANDAKAREIIEANYQQAFTSNDDNALFTYLNAAPNKFPYNDSERELSDFFVSATLVDYMKSVADPRLAIYARPSKDDQVINGMPYGWASADKTRPAPGKFSYPGKQIYSAVMPGILMDYAEVEFILAEAAARGMNVGDAATHYTNGIKASISFWKKLADDRSIDDPAINSYIAKVPYNASDWRNVIGTQKWLALYPQGLQGWFERTRLNFKKPGGTALFIAPISGSMDPSTPLVPYRLTYLISEQTINKASYENAAKAIGGDVKGTKLWFNKF from the coding sequence ATGACTAACAAGATCCTGAAATATAGCTCCGCTTTTCTACTGCTGGCCACCATAGCGTTTTCCGGCTGTAAAAAGCTCGATGATATCAATCACGACCCAACGAAACCTACTACCGCCGATCCGCAGTACCTGCTGGCCGGCGCCCAGAAAAACGCGATGGACGTGCTCTACAGCGGCCTCCAGAACGGTTATATCGGTATGCACTATGCCCAGTACTGGTCTGGCAACTCCCGTACAGATGACAGCCGCTACAAACTGGACGAAGGCAACAACTCCACGCTCTGGAACAATCTGTACCGTATATCACTTAACAATCTCAATAACATTGTCCGCCAAAACGGCAACAAACTCGATGATCCGAAAATAGCTGCGCAAACGGCCATCGCCCGGATCACAGCCTGCTGGATATACCAGGTGCTTGCTGATGCCTACGGCAACATACCCTATTCCAGCACGTTCCAGCTCGACGCCGGTAATATCACCCCAGCCTACGATGACGCACAAACCGTCTATGCCCGGCTGATTGATACCCTGCAGGCACAGATCAAAATACTGGATGTCACTAAAGGCACACTGGCCACCGGCGACGTGATCTATCTTGGCAGTACTGACAAATGGAGCAAACTGGCTCATTCACTGCTGTTGCGTATCGCCATCCGCATGGCAGATGCCAACGATGCCAAAGCCCGGGAAATCATCGAAGCTAATTACCAACAGGCGTTTACCAGCAATGATGATAACGCGTTGTTCACCTATCTGAATGCCGCTCCCAATAAATTTCCCTACAATGATTCCGAAAGGGAGCTCTCTGACTTTTTCGTAAGTGCTACCCTGGTAGACTATATGAAAAGTGTAGCCGATCCCAGACTGGCCATCTATGCCCGTCCTTCCAAAGATGACCAGGTCATCAACGGAATGCCTTACGGCTGGGCCAGCGCCGATAAAACCCGGCCTGCTCCCGGAAAGTTTTCCTATCCTGGCAAACAGATCTATAGCGCCGTTATGCCCGGTATCCTGATGGATTATGCAGAAGTGGAGTTTATCCTGGCAGAAGCAGCCGCCCGCGGCATGAACGTAGGCGACGCCGCCACCCACTACACCAATGGTATCAAAGCATCCATCAGCTTCTGGAAAAAACTGGCAGACGACAGAAGTATCGATGACCCTGCTATTAACAGCTACATCGCAAAAGTGCCCTACAATGCCAGCGACTGGCGTAATGTAATCGGTACGCAGAAATGGCTGGCGCTCTATCCCCAGGGTCTCCAGGGCTGGTTTGAGCGCACCAGGCTCAACTTCAAAAAACCAGGTGGAACAGCCTTGTTCATAGCACCCATATCCGGTTCTATGGACCCTTCCACACCTTTGGTACCATACCGCCTTACTTACCTGATCTCCGAACAAACCATTAATAAAGCATCATATGAAAATGCCGCCAAAGCAATTGGCGGTGATGTGAAAGGCACTAAACTGTGGTTTAACAAATTTTAA
- a CDS encoding DUF2490 domain-containing protein: MKKVLLLLAVIALTRYASAQETTHAYQHWYTYFGTMKINQHWSVPFDVQLRIRDGISNKGQLLMRGGLQYAINKRHQVLLGYAFVPTYNNVSDTWLPEQRIFEQYIYKAPKIDMTHRFRLEQRWVAQSSAPGAHRAIGDWKYGNRLRYFNRTQLAIRHHQQSTRFYVALQDEIFLNLWGNSISNLLFDQNRFLTAFGYQISPNLKADIGYMNQLVQVNSGAKTMNHILHFSVFQNINL, encoded by the coding sequence ATGAAGAAAGTACTGTTATTACTGGCCGTGATAGCCCTTACCCGCTATGCCTCGGCCCAGGAGACCACGCATGCCTATCAGCACTGGTACACTTATTTCGGGACAATGAAAATTAATCAGCACTGGTCTGTCCCCTTTGATGTACAATTGCGTATCAGAGACGGAATCAGCAATAAGGGACAGCTGTTGATGAGGGGAGGACTACAATATGCTATTAACAAACGGCACCAGGTCTTATTGGGATATGCTTTTGTACCTACGTATAACAATGTTAGCGATACCTGGCTACCGGAACAGCGTATTTTTGAGCAATACATCTACAAAGCTCCTAAAATCGATATGACCCACCGTTTCCGGCTGGAACAGCGCTGGGTGGCACAATCATCAGCACCTGGCGCCCACAGGGCCATCGGTGACTGGAAATATGGTAACCGCCTGCGGTATTTCAACCGTACCCAGCTGGCTATCCGCCATCACCAACAGTCAACCCGGTTTTACGTGGCATTACAGGACGAAATTTTCCTGAATCTCTGGGGTAATAGTATCAGCAACCTCCTTTTTGATCAGAACCGCTTTCTGACCGCCTTTGGCTATCAGATCAGCCCCAACCTGAAAGCTGATATCGGCTATATGAACCAGCTTGTTCAGGTAAACAGCGGAGCCAAAACCATGAACCATATCCTGCATTTCAGCGTATTTCAGAACATTAATCTTTAA
- a CDS encoding SusC/RagA family TonB-linked outer membrane protein — MRSQVLAWSGLCYALFCYHSGSAYAKPEGYLTAQQPADTTVPVVTKPAAADTAKTRQDTAKPKQDTALILPPDDATVKKEIGKFTINGMVKDDKGTPVPGAHIRNQTTGTYAQSGPDGKFSIKAGLKDTIKISSPTFAEQSVILSKKETLAITLMPADANKKVLGEVVVTALGIRKNPRSVGYAIQEVSGSTVQEAKEVNFVNALTGKVPGVQINTNSGSMGGATKITIRGVKSILGDNNAFFVIDGVPMMNNNTNQGGQLNGGGGYDYGSPLQDINPEDIENISVLKGAAATALYGSRGANGVMLITTKKRPDSERGIGVTYSLNAQIDQVYKLPDYQNQYGGGSSPRFDTLFYNKNPEGFLNAQSGAYDDNNGKGRYDLMPQYYEDASWGPKLDGRLVRPYWSWDKNKNNPYFGQTAPWAAHPNNVRDFYRTGFTLTNNISMAGSNDKGGFRLSYGNMDQTFVLPNASIKRNNLSFNGNYEVTKGVRAVAAMNYVALNAKGRPGTGFTGPNPALQFTMYGQRQLDLDMEKRYKYDDGSQSTWNRKAWNDPAPLSSNGPYWNRYMDYETDSRNRLFGFAGVDIDANKWLSFSGRVFMDDYNTLEEERTARDYFVGGYIKRVRTSREMNYQLTADVKRNFGHDFQFNATVGGNIMHRRWTTTGGSTVQGLTIKDVYNLANSVQPAQSIDEFYEKQINSAFATANLGYKNMLFLDLTGRSDWSSTLVKGNNQYFYPSASLSFVFSDLLKEWKWLSFGKVRGSVAAVGNDADPYRIYNTYDFVPPFGSYPITQSSATKYNRDLKPERTSEVETGVELKFLDNRVGVDFTYYNRTTRNQIIALALPAATGYTSSYVNGGSVQNSGIEIGLNLNPIRLKNGFRWDISANIARNRNKLLSLDIEQYNTSLPVLYIGTDRRTQKVSVVAMVGQPLGTIIGTDYTYLNGQKVVDAQGHYVPTKTNVPIGNAYPDYVGGITNSFTYKGIYLSALIDFQHGGNFFSYTNLYGEKSGLLQSTVENNIRETGIVVPGITADGHPNTVNITAQDHFSSNGGNVISKANLYDASYVYLREAKIGYNLPESWYRKIGAQSARLSLYGRNLWLIKSNAPNVDPANIINSSTNVQGIEGGALPSLRSYGLNLSVSF, encoded by the coding sequence CAAACCTGCTGCTGCCGACACTGCCAAAACAAGACAAGATACTGCGAAACCCAAACAGGACACCGCCCTTATCCTCCCGCCGGATGATGCAACCGTGAAGAAAGAAATCGGGAAATTTACTATCAACGGAATGGTAAAGGATGATAAAGGCACTCCCGTTCCCGGCGCACACATTCGCAACCAAACCACCGGCACCTATGCCCAGTCCGGCCCTGATGGCAAATTCTCCATCAAAGCAGGATTAAAAGACACGATCAAGATAAGTTCACCAACCTTCGCAGAACAATCGGTTATCCTCTCCAAAAAGGAAACACTGGCCATTACACTCATGCCCGCTGATGCCAACAAAAAAGTATTGGGTGAGGTAGTGGTAACAGCCCTCGGTATTAGAAAAAACCCACGCTCCGTGGGATATGCCATACAGGAAGTAAGCGGTAGCACTGTACAGGAAGCAAAAGAAGTCAACTTTGTAAACGCCCTTACCGGCAAGGTACCAGGCGTACAAATCAATACCAACAGCGGCTCTATGGGTGGTGCCACCAAAATCACTATCCGCGGTGTTAAATCCATCCTCGGCGACAACAACGCCTTCTTCGTGATCGACGGAGTGCCCATGATGAACAACAACACCAACCAGGGCGGCCAACTCAATGGTGGTGGTGGTTACGATTATGGTAGCCCTCTCCAGGACATCAATCCGGAAGACATCGAAAATATCTCTGTGCTGAAAGGTGCTGCCGCCACTGCACTCTATGGCAGCCGTGGTGCCAACGGTGTAATGCTCATCACCACTAAAAAACGCCCGGACTCAGAACGCGGGATAGGCGTTACCTATAGTCTCAATGCTCAGATAGACCAGGTATATAAACTGCCCGACTATCAAAATCAATACGGTGGTGGCTCCAGTCCACGCTTTGATACGTTGTTTTACAACAAAAACCCCGAGGGCTTCCTCAATGCACAAAGCGGTGCCTACGACGATAATAATGGCAAAGGCCGTTATGATCTGATGCCGCAGTATTACGAAGATGCCTCCTGGGGTCCTAAACTCGATGGGCGCCTCGTACGTCCGTACTGGTCATGGGATAAAAACAAAAACAATCCCTACTTCGGTCAGACAGCCCCCTGGGCAGCGCACCCCAACAACGTAAGAGACTTCTACAGAACAGGCTTTACCCTTACAAATAATATATCCATGGCCGGTAGTAACGATAAAGGTGGTTTCCGCCTTTCCTACGGCAATATGGACCAGACTTTTGTGCTCCCCAACGCCTCCATTAAACGTAATAACCTGTCGTTCAACGGCAATTACGAAGTAACCAAAGGCGTTAGGGCAGTAGCTGCCATGAATTATGTAGCCCTTAATGCCAAGGGCCGCCCTGGTACCGGCTTTACAGGCCCCAATCCGGCACTGCAGTTTACCATGTACGGTCAGCGTCAGCTCGACCTCGACATGGAAAAACGTTACAAATACGACGACGGTTCCCAGAGCACCTGGAACCGCAAAGCCTGGAACGACCCGGCTCCACTCTCCAGCAATGGCCCCTACTGGAACCGTTATATGGACTATGAAACCGACAGCCGTAACCGACTCTTTGGTTTCGCCGGTGTAGACATAGACGCCAACAAATGGCTCAGCTTCTCCGGCCGCGTATTCATGGACGATTACAACACCCTCGAAGAAGAAAGGACCGCCAGAGATTATTTTGTAGGTGGTTATATCAAACGCGTACGTACCTCCCGCGAAATGAACTATCAGCTGACCGCCGATGTTAAAAGAAACTTCGGACACGATTTTCAGTTCAATGCTACAGTAGGCGGTAACATTATGCACCGCCGCTGGACTACCACCGGAGGAAGCACTGTACAAGGCCTTACCATCAAGGATGTGTACAATCTTGCCAACTCCGTACAGCCAGCCCAGTCTATCGATGAGTTCTACGAAAAACAGATCAATTCTGCTTTCGCTACCGCGAATCTGGGCTATAAAAACATGCTCTTCCTCGACCTCACCGGCCGCAGCGACTGGAGCTCCACACTCGTAAAAGGCAACAATCAATACTTCTACCCGTCAGCATCCCTTTCCTTCGTATTCTCCGATCTGCTGAAGGAATGGAAATGGCTCTCCTTTGGTAAGGTAAGAGGCAGCGTGGCCGCTGTAGGTAACGACGCTGACCCGTACAGAATCTACAACACCTACGATTTTGTACCGCCGTTCGGCTCCTATCCGATCACACAGTCTTCTGCCACCAAATACAACAGAGATCTCAAACCTGAACGTACCTCTGAAGTGGAAACAGGGGTGGAACTGAAATTTCTGGACAATCGTGTAGGCGTTGACTTTACCTACTATAACCGCACCACCAGAAACCAGATCATTGCACTGGCACTGCCTGCCGCAACCGGATATACCAGCTCATATGTCAATGGTGGCAGTGTACAAAACAGCGGTATCGAAATTGGCCTGAACCTGAATCCTATCCGCCTTAAAAACGGTTTCCGCTGGGATATCAGCGCCAATATCGCACGCAACCGCAACAAACTGCTCAGCCTCGACATTGAGCAGTACAACACCTCTCTGCCGGTGCTCTATATCGGCACCGACCGCCGTACCCAGAAGGTATCTGTAGTGGCCATGGTGGGGCAGCCGCTCGGCACCATCATCGGTACCGACTACACGTACCTTAACGGTCAGAAAGTAGTAGACGCCCAGGGACACTATGTGCCTACCAAAACAAACGTACCTATCGGCAACGCCTATCCGGACTACGTAGGAGGTATCACCAACTCCTTCACCTATAAGGGTATTTACCTCTCCGCCCTGATAGACTTCCAGCATGGTGGCAACTTCTTCTCCTACACCAACCTGTACGGTGAGAAGTCTGGCCTGCTGCAAAGCACAGTGGAAAACAATATCCGCGAAACAGGTATCGTAGTACCCGGTATTACCGCCGATGGCCATCCCAATACAGTCAATATCACCGCACAGGACCACTTCAGTTCCAATGGCGGCAATGTGATCAGCAAAGCGAATCTGTATGATGCCAGTTATGTCTACCTGAGAGAAGCTAAAATCGGCTACAACCTTCCGGAATCATGGTACAGAAAAATCGGTGCCCAAAGCGCACGTCTGTCCCTCTATGGCCGTAACCTGTGGCTGATCAAATCAAACGCGCCCAATGTAGACCCGGCCAATATTATCAATTCCTCTACCAACGTGCAGGGGATAGAAGGAGGGGCCTTGCCTTCACTCCGCTCTTATGGCTTAAACCTGAGTGTATCATTCTAA